GCTGTTTTCTTTACCAATTTCAATTGCTCTTTTGGTGTCTTTCCAAGTGCATTTCCTCCTAATGCAACTACAATCCTCATCTAAAAACCTCCTTTTAAGGTTGCAGGTAACAGATTTCAAATGACAAATTTAACTTTATATTTTTTAATATTTCAAATTACTATATTAAAATCTGTTACCTGCTAGCTGTTATTTATTTTATTTCCCAATTGTTGCAACCATAACAGCCTTTATTGTATGCATTCTATTTTCTGCTTCATCAAATACAACTGAATGTTTGCTTCTAAACACTTCATCTGTAACTTCCATTTCTTCTAATCCAAATTTCTCATATATGTCCCTGCCTATTGTTGTATTAATATCATGGAAAGATGGTAAGCAATGCATAAAAATTACATCTGGATTGCCTGTCTTTTTAATCATTTCCATATTTACTTGATATGGTTTTAAAAGTTTAATTCTTTCTTCAAACCTATCTTCTTCACCCATTGATACCCAAACATCTGTATAAATAGCATCTGCTCCTTTTACTCCTTCATCTATATTTTCTGTAAACTCTATTTTTGCTCCAGTTTCTTTAGCTACTTCTCTCATTTCATTTATTAATTCTTCAGTTGGAAATAACTCTTTTGGAGCTACCCCTACAAAATGCATACCCATTTTTGCAGCACCTATCATTAGTGAATTTCCCATATTATTTCTTGCATCTCCAACATACACAAGTTTTACTTTGTTGAATGGCTTATCTACATGCTCCATAATAGTCATAAAATCTGCTAATATCTGAGTAGGATGATACATATCAGTAAGTCCATTCCAAACTGGTACTCCTGCATGTTTAGCAATTTCCTCTACTGTCTCCTGCTTAAATCCTCTAAATTCAATACCATCATAATATCTTCCTAAAACTTTAGCTGTATCTTCAATTGACTCTTTTTTACCCATCTGACTGTTGCTTAAGAAGGTAACGTTTGCCCCTTCGTCATACGCTGCTACTTCAAAAGCACATCTAGTTCTTGTAGAAGTTTTTTCAAACAAAAGAACTATATTCTTTCCTTCAAGTAAGTTGCCTTTTACTCCTGCTCTCTTTTTTCTCTTAAGATCCATAGCTAAATCCAAAAGATATTTAATTTCCTGTGAAGTAAAATCCTTTAAAGTTAAAAAATGTCTTCCCTTCAAATTTACTGGCATACATATTCCTCCTTGTATTTATAGGTTTTAAATATCATAAATATCAAGTAACAAGTTAAAATCGTTATTCTAGGATTTTTAAAAACTATTATAAACTCATGCTATCTGTAAGACACCGCTTTATTTATATATTTTCTATATATTTTCTCTAACAAGCGGCATACTCATACATCTCGGACCTCCACGTCCACGTACTAATTCTGAACCTGCAATCTCTACAACTTCTATTCCATGTTTTCTAAGCGTATTATTTGTAACTTCATTTCTATCATAAGTTACAACTACTCCCGGAGCTATAGCCAATGTATTTGTACTATCATTCCACTGCTCTCTTGCGGCTGTTATATCATCTCCACCACCACTTTGAATTAATTGAATTGAAGGAAGTTTCAAAGCTTCCTTTAACGAATTTTTTAGTGTTCCCATAGGCCTTACCTTCGGATAATCCTTTGAATTTGGAGTCAATTCAAACACTTTGATTTTGTTCTCTATTCCCGGATAAATAGTAAATTTATCATAATCTATCATAGTAAACACCGTATCTAAATGCATATATACTCTTGTAAAGGGAATTTGAATCGCAAGTACCTTTTTTATTTTTTCATCTTTACTAAATAAATTGTTAGCTAAAATTTCAATTGCCCTTGCAGATGTTCTCTCACTACATCCAACAGCAATAACTTCATCACTTAAAACAAGTATGTCTCCACCTTCTATGCTATATGGACTCGTATAATCATACCACAAAGGACTAACCTCTTTTTTAAATAATGGATGATATTCGTAAATATATCTTAAAATCATAGTTTCTCTATCTCTAGCTGGAGTTTTCATCGAATTTACTAATAATCCATTTCCTATAACTGCACCGGGGTCTCTGGTAAAATATAAATTTGGAAGAGGATTGATATAAAATGGATATTCTTCTTTAATATAGTCGATTAAGCTCTTTTCTCTTTCAATCTCTGGAAAATCCTTTTTATGTAATCCTGCAATCAATATTTCTGCAATTTCTGCCTCACTCTTATTTAATATAAACTCTTTAATTATCTGTTCAAGATTTTCATTTCCTATGTTACAGATGTTTAAAACATCACTAATTAAACTTTTCTTTACTTCGTCATTTTTTAAAATTTCTTCTAAAAGTTCATTATAATAATATACTTCACACCCTCTTTGACGAAGAACATCTGCAAATTTATCATGCTCTTCACGCATTTTTCTAAGCCAAGGAATATCATCAAATAATAGTTCGTGCAAATATTGAGGAGTCAATCTTTCAAGTTCTCTGCCGGGTTTATGCAAAAGTACTGCTTTTAATTTTCCTATTTCTGACCTGACATTTAAAAAAGGTTCTATACTCATTATCCCCACTCCTTACATCTTACATCTTAGCACTTTACATTTTTTTCTATTTTATGCACCGCTAAGTTATTTATCATCAGTATACACTCTACTTCATTCCTTTGCAAGTCTTTGATTTTTAAAGGAATTTAAAATTCTTCCAATAAATGTATTTAAAATGAATATTCATTCGTTGAATAAAATGTAATATCTTGGAATAATGTTCAATAGATATTTTTTCCTTATACTGATATTTAAAAGCAAACTGAAAATTTTATTCAATCTAAATTTTCCAAAAGTTATGAATAAAAATTGGATATATTGCATAATAAATTTTTTGATTTTTTTATCTTTTTTATTTTTTCATGTATATTTTAAAAAGTCAAAAAATAATAAAATACCTGTTTACACAGGTATTTACGATGCTTGTATTTTTCTATCATTATTGCAAAGTGTTATTTCAACTGTTTCCGTCAATATATCTGAATAGCTATAAGATACTTTTCTCTCCGAACTAAGACCTCTATCGATTCTTACAACGAATATGCTTGGATATACTTCTTCTAATATACCTTCTTTTACGAAAACCTTCTTTCTTCCCTTATTAGTTTTAAGCAAAACTTTTTGACCTAAACAATTTTCTACCCTTTTTCTTAGTTGAGTTAAGGTTTCTCTAGTGGCCAAAAATATCACCTTCCTTCGCTTGTATACAGTATAATAGTATCATATTATGACTGCAAAGTCAAATTTTTGGCATAATATTATACATGCTTTTAATATCCATGTCAATATTTTATTAGTTTTTTTAAATTTCTCCATCTATTTCACACTATTTTCATCACAAAATATACTATCTCTTCTATCATGATATATTTCAAAAAATATCACATCAAAATAAAGTGTCAAAAATATCTTTATAATCGTAATAATTAAAAATACTCCTCCAAATATGCTCATAAGAGACATTGAATTCATATTAGCATAATGTTCGTTATGTGGGATTATTTTGTGCTTCATGTTAAATGAAAAATTAATAAAACCGTTATTATGTTTTTTATAAAATTTTCTATTACCTGTAAATATCGTCTTTAATAAAGTAATTAAAAATACTAAACCAAAATGCTTTTTTGCAAACGAAATGCTTAGTTTAAAAGCATCTATAACTCCACAATCTTCATAAACAAGTATTACTTTCCAAAAACTTATTAATATGCCATATATAATAATAGGAATACTAAATAGTATTGTAAGCATAATTATTGCTTCAAATTTCTTAATAAATAATATACCTGGTACAAAAATTATAACAAATATCAAAAATATAACTCCAAATATTGCAAGTCCACCTAAAAAAATTCTTCCAATATATTTTTTTGCACCTTCCCAAAAATAATCCATGTTAGTTTCTCCCATAATGACTGCTTGCTTTATCATATTATACTGACCAGCAGATATAAATAATTCGATTATAGGTATAGTCAAAATAACTAAACTAAAAATTATTAAAGACACTACACTGTTAAAATGAAAATTTGCAAAATTGATTTTATTAATATTGATTATAAATAATGCAATAAAAACAATCATCATCACTAAATCTATTAATGCAGGAACAAATAATATAGGTTTTTTAAAAATTAATTTAAAACTTTTCTTTAAATAATCCATAAAAGTATTATACATTGTATACCTCCTAATAATTAAATATATTTTTCTGCAAATTTTGCATTTATAATATATTCTATAAATAAAATTTAATACCTCTTTATACCAATTGATGTAATAAAATTGTAAGAAATTAAGAGAGGCTGTCTTTTCAATGACTTAAAAAATCATTGAAAAGACAGCCCTTTAATGATATTCATAATATTCTTTTATTCCTTCTGCTATAGCCTGTGCTGCTAAATCTATATAATAATTATCCATAAATTTTTTTTCTTCTTCTGGATTTGTAATATATGAAACTTCTAAATGAATTGCTGTTGTCGTTACTGTTCTAAGTAAATAAAAATCAGCTGTCTTTACTCCTTTGTTAATTGTTCCTATTTTTTCTGATAACTTTTCTATAATTAAACTTGAAAGTCCTTCTCCTTCCTTATCTCCTCTAAAATGATATATCTCTGTACCTGAAATACTTGAATTTCCAAAAGAATTCATGTGTATACTTAAAAAAAAGTCAGGTCTTATTTTATTTGATATTTTTGCTCTTTCATTAAGTGATACATAAGTATCTTCTTTTCTAGTTAAAATCACCTCTGCACCTATGTCTTTTAATATTTTAGAAAGTTTTAAAGCTATTTTAAGTACAACATCCTTTTCCATAAGTCCATTATTTCCTATGTTTCCCGTATTTTCTTCTCCACCATGTCCTGGGTCTATGACAATAACTTTGTTACTTAATGGTTTATCTTTGTTTTTCTTTTCATACTTCTTAATATCTACTCCTGTATAATAATACTCTATTATTTCTCTCACACTTTTTCCCTTTTTTGCCATTTCATTTGCACCATACTGACATAGCCCTAACCCATGACCTTTTCCTCTAGTAACAAATCTAAATACAACAGGGTTCCACCCAAATCTAGTTGAATCAAGCCCTAACTGCTTTATTATTTCAGTTCCCTTAAATATTTTGTCTCCTATTTTTATTTTTACAACTCTTCCACTTTCGTCTCTTTCTATTTCTTCAATTATTCCGTTTATATCTGGTCCGTAAATAGGAGATATTTTATCTATTTTAACTCCCAATTTTTCTTCTATTTCTCTAATAGTAAGTTCTCTTTTATTATTCCAATATAATGACTGCTTACAATTTTCACATAAAACTTTTCTTAAATATATTATTTTATGGTTTTCTACATTTTCAGCATTTTCAGTTGCTCCTCCACATACTTCATGAAATTTTGGGTCTATTACTTTATTATTAAATGTTATTATTAATTCTTTTGTATCTTCCTCTGCTTTTAAAAGTTTATTCCAATTTTTTTCAAAATCATTTCCCCATTTACTCTTTAAACTTTCTATATCAAGATACTGTATACAGTGCCCATCAAGACATATATCTGCATCTTTATATTTTTCACATCCATTTCCTCCAAAAAGTTTTGCTTTTCTAATTATCATAGTTCTAGCAATTATTGATTGTACTTTTAAAACTTCAAATTCATAATCTATATCTATTTGAGCCGCTACTATGTTAGGTATTAATTTATTTATAGATATTTTAGTTATATTTTTTAACTTATTGTCATATACTTTTATTAATACATCTTCATTACTGTCATTCAAACTTCTAACCCCCTTTAAACTTCAGCTTCTGCTAATAACTCTGTATAATAATATTAACTTCTTAAAATTTTCTTTTAAAATTACTATAACAACTCATCTATTGATATGGAGACTTTGGCAATCCCTTTCTATATTTCCCTCTAGTTTGAAGTCCTCCAATTCCTTTTATTCCAGTAATAGTATTTTCAAGTACTTCTTCTATAGAAACAAATCTATCTACGCTTGTATAAGCAATTTTTTCACTAATAAATACAGGGTCTAGACAATGTATAAGTATCCTGTGTGGTGAACTTGCATAGTTTGCACCTGCCTGTATAATTGCTTCAAAAAGAGATTGACAAGCTCCTGCAAATATTACAAGTTCATCCATACTAGGTTCATATTTGCGTGCTTCTTTTACTGACTCTACAAAATAACATGAATTTCTATAATTCTTTATATTTCTAAAATCCTTTGAATTTTTTAAAAGACTGTCATGACCTGTTAAAACTAATATGTCTGGATTATATTCTCTAAGTAGTTTAGTAATTACTTTAGGCTGTTCTTTTTCTGGTATTATTAACCCTACAGCTTCTACTTCTAATTGCTTATATATTTTAAGACATATGTCTAAATATTCTCCATCTCCATCTATATGAAGAACTTTTCCCGGTTTTCCAAAATGAACATCTTCTCTTGAATAATTAGGTGTACTTCTAACATAACTACTTATTTTTTGAGCCTTTCTTTCTTTTAAAATATTTTTTATTATTCTATTTACTTTTTTATTAAAATCTTTACTAAATCTATCTATTTCATTGTACGGTATCTTTTTAATATCGCTTTCAGGAGAGTCAGCTACAAGCCTTAAATATAATCCTTTTAAAACTACTGTTTTTTTA
The nucleotide sequence above comes from Caminicella sporogenes DSM 14501. Encoded proteins:
- the spoIID gene encoding stage II sporulation protein D → MNDSNEDVLIKVYDNKLKNITKISINKLIPNIVAAQIDIDYEFEVLKVQSIIARTMIIRKAKLFGGNGCEKYKDADICLDGHCIQYLDIESLKSKWGNDFEKNWNKLLKAEEDTKELIITFNNKVIDPKFHEVCGGATENAENVENHKIIYLRKVLCENCKQSLYWNNKRELTIREIEEKLGVKIDKISPIYGPDINGIIEEIERDESGRVVKIKIGDKIFKGTEIIKQLGLDSTRFGWNPVVFRFVTRGKGHGLGLCQYGANEMAKKGKSVREIIEYYYTGVDIKKYEKKNKDKPLSNKVIVIDPGHGGEENTGNIGNNGLMEKDVVLKIALKLSKILKDIGAEVILTRKEDTYVSLNERAKISNKIRPDFFLSIHMNSFGNSSISGTEIYHFRGDKEGEGLSSLIIEKLSEKIGTINKGVKTADFYLLRTVTTTAIHLEVSYITNPEEEKKFMDNYYIDLAAQAIAEGIKEYYEYH
- the arcA gene encoding arginine deiminase — its product is MSIEPFLNVRSEIGKLKAVLLHKPGRELERLTPQYLHELLFDDIPWLRKMREEHDKFADVLRQRGCEVYYYNELLEEILKNDEVKKSLISDVLNICNIGNENLEQIIKEFILNKSEAEIAEILIAGLHKKDFPEIEREKSLIDYIKEEYPFYINPLPNLYFTRDPGAVIGNGLLVNSMKTPARDRETMILRYIYEYHPLFKKEVSPLWYDYTSPYSIEGGDILVLSDEVIAVGCSERTSARAIEILANNLFSKDEKIKKVLAIQIPFTRVYMHLDTVFTMIDYDKFTIYPGIENKIKVFELTPNSKDYPKVRPMGTLKNSLKEALKLPSIQLIQSGGGDDITAAREQWNDSTNTLAIAPGVVVTYDRNEVTNNTLRKHGIEVVEIAGSELVRGRGGPRCMSMPLVRENI
- a CDS encoding Veg family protein, which gives rise to MATRETLTQLRKRVENCLGQKVLLKTNKGRKKVFVKEGILEEVYPSIFVVRIDRGLSSERKVSYSYSDILTETVEITLCNNDRKIQAS
- the argF gene encoding ornithine carbamoyltransferase; its protein translation is MPVNLKGRHFLTLKDFTSQEIKYLLDLAMDLKRKKRAGVKGNLLEGKNIVLLFEKTSTRTRCAFEVAAYDEGANVTFLSNSQMGKKESIEDTAKVLGRYYDGIEFRGFKQETVEEIAKHAGVPVWNGLTDMYHPTQILADFMTIMEHVDKPFNKVKLVYVGDARNNMGNSLMIGAAKMGMHFVGVAPKELFPTEELINEMREVAKETGAKIEFTENIDEGVKGADAIYTDVWVSMGEEDRFEERIKLLKPYQVNMEMIKKTGNPDVIFMHCLPSFHDINTTIGRDIYEKFGLEEMEVTDEVFRSKHSVVFDEAENRMHTIKAVMVATIGK
- the yabG gene encoding sporulation peptidase YabG encodes the protein MADLKIGDIVARKSYNYDVLFKVTDIVEGPNSKKTVVLKGLYLRLVADSPESDIKKIPYNEIDRFSKDFNKKVNRIIKNILKERKAQKISSYVRSTPNYSREDVHFGKPGKVLHIDGDGEYLDICLKIYKQLEVEAVGLIIPEKEQPKVITKLLREYNPDILVLTGHDSLLKNSKDFRNIKNYRNSCYFVESVKEARKYEPSMDELVIFAGACQSLFEAIIQAGANYASSPHRILIHCLDPVFISEKIAYTSVDRFVSIEEVLENTITGIKGIGGLQTRGKYRKGLPKSPYQ